In Larimichthys crocea isolate SSNF chromosome VII, L_crocea_2.0, whole genome shotgun sequence, the genomic stretch atgtttttgttttttttcttttactgatcACGAGTCAGTtaaggtacacacacatttttttattttttttttcccgagtcttgttcttgttcttggaGTTAAGCgaattaagaacaaaatatgtGTTCCTCACATTCTCAATGAGGCGGGTATGCCCTCACTGCGGAGGGGATCAGTTCAGCACAACCTCACTGGGAAACTGAGAAAACCCCATTTGACCCTCGACCTCTAAGGCTCCTGTTGGCCCTGCAGCAGGGATTCGTCTCTAGGTCCATTTTGTGTGTCTtagaaaaaatcaaatgaacaaCATCTGACACAAGATATAGACAGACTCTTCAGTATTCACAGCTTGATCTCCCAGAGACACGCGTTGTTTCTCCAAGCAAATGAAAATAGCGCATGGCAGTCCTCGTCATCTTGAAACAATTAGCAGCTTAATATTCAGTTGCACAGAGGGAGAGGCGTGGTGTAAATGAAGATGGAGGCTGTAAATGTAATACCAATGAGAAATTCTGTTAACTAGGCAGAAGGGTTGGTACAATACCTGGAAAAAAGCCAACACTATGCAAAGAGAAGTTATATTTTGGTAGGACTTCATATGATGTATGAGCTAACAGGTTCTGTTTTTAGTCTTATCTGTGACGTAGATTTCCATTTTGTTGTGAGTCTGGCACATTCTCATGTCTGATACTGGCAGACAATTTATTGCCATGCTTatacttttcttctttgtttatgAGTAACACTTACACCAAATTGTCCGGATCTGTTGTAAACGACGGAAGCAACGGAAGGAAAACACATTTGGCAGAAAGGATGAGAGCAAGATAGGGCTGACGTCGGAGGCTTTAGATGGTCATCGACTTTCCATTTGCACATTCCTGATAACAATTTACACACTGTGAACTGAAAATTAAAGCTGGATGGAGCACTTGTACTAGCTTATCTCACTAAGAGTTCACTAACAAACAGGTTTGACCTCGTTTGCTTTGTCAACCCTCCTTTTTCTCTACATTCACCAAATTTTGGTTATCTGAGCTCCATTTGTGAGTGTAAAACAGAAGCTTGAAAACTACACCAAGACATATGAAGATAAAATCATACTGGCATAAGTGGCAGTGCAAGCTTGGTCTGCGTTAACCGTTTCTCattctctgactctctctctgattCTTGTGCGCGAGTCTTTCTCTTGTAGATGTTTGATGCTTTGATGCCTGTTTCAGTCTGAACAGTAAAGCTCCCTACACAACATTTACACATataatcacactcacacacacatacataaaagaCACAGAGGCCTTGTAGTGCAGGAGCAAGAGAAGGTCTGagggctttgtttttttgtgattagcGTTTGCCAAACCCTCCGAAGGTCAACGGAGAATGTAGTCAAAATTTGTTGTTATCAAGGCCACAAAGAGGGCATAGACATGTAGTAAGGACTGGGATAAGGTCGCCCTATTGTTGGCTTGCTGAACCCCACTAGGGGGGCGAACAGTGGTCCGGGGAGTGCACTTGTGCTTCCTCCGTGTGACGGTGCCGTCTGGAGACGTGTGGTCATGTTTCCCCCCATCTGTGAAATCTGGGGAGGAATCCTCCTTGTCTGCCATGATCTCCTTTGAGTGGTGGACCTCATTGTCACCCTTCCCCTTGCTCACCCTGTTACGAGGCTTTGTGCAGTTCCGAGAACGGCCAGGCCTCGAGGGGTGCACTATGTGGGTCTGCCCTCCAGATCCCACCACCACACCGCGATTCATAGACGGATTCACAGTGCCAGATAAGTTGTTAGTCTGGGATCTGGACTCAGAATTAGGTACAGTTGGTGTACAGTCGGGAAAGTCCTCCTTGCGCAACTCCTTGAGGTCTTTACCAATCATATCAACCGGTGCCTGGCAACCCACTGAAGACGTCGAACCTCGGAAACGTTTCAACCATTCCCATAGCGACAGGGCCTTGCAGTCACATGACCAGGGATTGTCGTTGAGGCGCAGGTATTCCAAGGCGGGCAGCATGTCCAGGCACTGTCCGGACAGCTGTATCAGAGAGTTGTTGAACAGGTAGAGGGTGGTGAGACGTTTCAGGTCATGGAAGGCCAAGCGGTCAACCCACTCGATCTGGTTTTGGTGCAGAAGCAGTCGGTCCAAGGCTCGAAGGCCTCTGAAGGTGTTCTGGTTAATGCTCCACAGTCGGTTTCCATGCAGGAACAGGTGGCTCAGGTTGTGGAGGTCCATGAATGTGTCATCTTGCAGGAACTTCAGATGATTATCCTGAAAAGATACAGAGAGCACACGATCGCAAGATTACATATTATGCAACGTTTTATTTCCAACATTATTGTATTGCTGTAGCATTAACTTGTGTCCACTATAATACTAAATAATCCTGTGTCCAACTAACCTAAAACATGACCTGCTGCTTTCAATAAACTAGgctataattattttttataaatgataatgataatgataaatgataatCATAACACTAAACCATCAGAGAAGTCATGTGTTGAAGAATTTTGGATTTGACATGATGGATGGAAAAATTGAGGATAAAGGTAGTTGTTTGCTGATGTTGTTGCCAGCTTGTCACTCAAGTGAGGGCGTGGAGGCACTACAAATGAACAGAATGGTAACTCTGCATCACAGTTTACGATTAGGCTACGTGGGTTGTGTTTGAATTAATTGAAACACAATGTGTGATAGTTCAGTTTTTTCAGTTTGGAAAAGTGACAACTCTTGGTGGTAAAATGATCCAGAACAAAACTGTGTAGTGTACCTGCAAGTAGAGATATTGCAGGTTTCTGAGGCCTTGGAAGATGTTATTAGGAAGTGAACTGAGCCCACAACGGTACAGGTGTAGCGCATTGAGGCGGCTCAGCCCGTGAAAGGTGTCTTCAGCCAAAGAGCGCAGGTGGCGGTTGTCTCCCAGATCCAGCTCCTCAAGCAGTGTGAAGCCGTGGAAGGTGGAGGGTTCAATATACGTGATGTTATTGGAGTAAATCCAGAGAGTGACTGTGTCGGAGCTGAAGTGGCCCCGAAGTAAGCGATGGATCTTATTGTTCTGTAAGAAGATGCGCTCACTGTCAGGAGGAATGCCTTCGGGGACCGACAGGAAGTTGTGGGCTTGGCAGGAGACGGTGCTTGGTGCAGTGTAGCAGATACAGTGACGAGGGCAGGACCAGGAAAACTCGAGCCCACAGAGAACCAGCAGGAACTCCAGCCCACAGCCTgcagtgagcacacacacaaagaggaaggttgagaaaaaagaggagattAGAGACATAaatcacagacacatacacacacacccagacaatgaaagacaggaaaaatgaaaataaattaagtgCAGGGTTCATTTTAACTTCATATTAAACCTgaaaagaataaatatgaataacaCAAGGATCTACTTCCACTAGTGGCTCTAAAGCTATAAAGATAACATCCTCATCCCTTCGGTAACCGATCACGTACCATACAGCAAttgtcagataaataaaaaaaatctaatactATTGATGACAACAAGCACCTATAACAAATACAAATGCCACAAGATCTCAACCATTATCAGAGACCTATTCACCACATGTCATTAACATGCTCTACATGATGTAGGtagcatcctcctcctcctccacagaggtTCAGGTTATTTGTGGTTCACAGGCTGTTCAGAAACAGAACAATACCGGTCGGCATGAATGATCTGCGAGCCCAGTTGGTTCGAAAGGATGACACATACCCTCTGCCAGACAGTAACTCTATTAGAGAAGTATCACCTCCCCTTTTTTAATCGCCTTTTGCTGTTTGATTTGCTGTCCAGCAATCTTACAGGATATATTGACTATCttgtacagtttattttttattattcatcaacAATGAAAAGCAGCGGGCAATAGAACAGAAACTTAAAATGCTCTCCACAGAGGAGCGATAGAAGAGGGTCAATATCTGTCCACTTTAAACTGTCTCAATTTACGCCTGAAATATAGACGCCGCAGACCTTTCTTATAGATAGCATCTGAGTTTCGAATGAGAATGCCATTATGCAGGTGTTTAAATAATGTCAAACCTCCTGGTGGTGCTGAAGCAAAAGTCAGGGAATCACCGAAGTCATTAAAGTTTATCCTCTAGGGACCTTGTAGCAAATTCCCAAGCATCAATCTAATAGgtgtcaaaatgtttcactctGAACCACAAATGGCAACCTCATAACCATGAATGTAAGATAAAACAAACCACCACGCAGCTGGCGTGGTTAAAAACTGACATTACAGTATGTGCTGATGTCACGCGACACTGAACTGAATCCACAAAGGATTGAGTCTCGATTTTGCAAACAAATTTATGCTCATTTTGTGCTAAATTGGGACATGTGCTGCTCAACCTAGATCCACTTTGTGTtccgtttttttccccccacaaagCAATGATAATGTCTCTCTGATTGGTTCGACTTGTGCCACAGCTCTTGGTATACATATGGACCCTATCTGTCACAGTTTACTGAGCAAAGTGCATTTAGGTCCACAATGAGGAGTCTATTGAAGAGAGCAAACAATAACACCTGCTCCAGTGAGTCACAAGACATCTTAGCGAAGCTGATTGGATCCCTGGTGCAGCTCTCTTGTCTGATTCAACACATATGCAGCTTTTTTCAAAAAATTACCCGTTCCAATATTCAGCCACCTTAGAGAGATGTGCTATTAAGTGTCCAATCCCTTCCCTGAGTCCATTGGCACTACTTTGCAGTGAGTgcagtctgtgatcagtcttTTTGTGTTGTTAAATGGGGTGTGGAATGCTTATTTAAACTTGTAGTAAGCTGTTCTGAGGCGATTTCTGATCGGATTCCCTAGATGCCTGAGACGGGAGATGTAACTTATCCACAGTCTCGTCGAAAAAGAAGCGCAACTCACAGCCCTTCATGAAGGTTCCATCTGACAACCCCTGGCTGTCTTCTACTCAATTTATTATTCACAGCATAGCTGAGGGCTGATTCACTGCCTCTAATCGATATGCCTCTGTTGCCTTTTAACTCACCAAGTAAGCCTGTGTCTTTTATGCTGGAAATTCAGGAGCTGCAGAATTACTCTCAGCCAAGAGACAGGCGTATTTATCTAATGTATTTTCTCGCCAAACTGTGGCTAAGCTGTGACATTCAATGTCTGACTCCACTGACCTTTAACAGTAATTCTCTGTGTCTAGTTGCAGAGCTGAGGCACAGAGCTGTGTGTCACCTGAACAGGAGTGTGCTCTCCTGGGCATGGATCTAATCCTATTTGTTAAGCCCTGCCACTGGGCAACAATGGAAACGCATGCATCCTCCTGAACCAAAAATGTGCCCACTAAATGAGGTGATTCTTCACAGTTGAAAATTGTCAAAAGGttgaatgtgcgtgtgtgttcgtgtgtgctGGTATGCATATGAATATGCTGGAGACCACAACAGACCTTGGCTTTATTTAGACTTTTCAATTTAATGTCATGACCTGCATCACAATGTAGATATTACTGGCTATATCTAGATTTGTTACGCGGTTTCCTCAGTCTTTCTCACTAAACACCGTTTCCATGAAGATGTATCAAGCATGGCACCTATTGACTGAGTAAATAGGTAAAAAGGGGATTGCATTACTCTtgggaaataaatgttttctttatttatcagaCAAATAAGCAAGACGGGACAAAGTCAATTTTTTTCCAGACGCTGTTAGAGGAAGATTTGCATTAAACAGCATCTATCAGGTACTTGAGATGCAGCTTTTTAGTCATTTGgtatttgttcacattttattaTACTATGACCCTCACAGAAGAAGCAATCTTACAAAGAGCactcaaaatacaacaaattgaatttgtcttttgtttttacattagtTCTGggatgaaaaatatgttttcatctcACCTACATAAGCAGAGATCCATCCATGAGATTCCATTATTCATAAAACCGATCCTTCTCTCACTCCAGTAATTATGGTTTTTAAGGCCTTACACTATTTCCATTAACACTTTACTTCATGCATGTCAATAGCAGATTCGTAACAGGAGAATGATCAGAGCATgcaagagacagacagtgataaGTGTGATACAAAGGGAAAGCAAGGTAATGAGAATGGAGATGTTGCCTAGATAGTGGGACACTTTGAATCAGTGATCTGCTAATCACGTTGGACACAAGGATGCGCCTCCTATCCTCTCACTCTCCTCAGCCTGTCAGGATAAAGTAATAGATTCTTCATCCTGCTTAATCTGTTCCTCTAAAATGGCTGCACGTCTATTTGCAAAGAAAAACGCAATAAGTGGTAAATATGAGGTGTAAaatcttcctccttttcttttcttgtgaaCAAAATCTTATAAACTTCATCCCTGATGAGGCTTTAAGTTGATGTGAATTTATGATGTGAATGCTCCTTAGATGCTCAAAGTATCTAGTACACTCCATTCTGCAATCAGATGGAGTGGCGAGGGAGACGCATACACCgtttttttcttgctgtccATGTGTGCTCTCTTTTGAAGCTGGCATAACATGCACTTCCATTGCAGATTTTACCACTTGTCAGCCCACTGACATAAGCACCACATGTACAGATTTGCACATGCAAAAGAATACTGTAAAGATGTAATGGCATCTAGTGGTGgggttgcagattgcaaccaactgaatacccctcaaGTGTGTAAGGGAAcctacagtggctgcaaaattTGTGAAAATCCTTAAGACCCTATCTAGatccagtgtttggtttgtttgttctgggctacaTGCGTGCATGATTcttatttcaggtgattatacactaatgaaacataGTTATTATTCCATTATTGCCATATATTACCAGTAGATCTGctgaaatctgacacactggacttttaaataCAGATGCAAACGTGCATTCACACCCCAGAAATATGAAAGGGTTTACTATGAGATTCATTATTACACAGTGTGTATAAGCTCACTATGGATACACTAAGCCATAGATTCTCAAGCATTAACATGTGCATAGGGTGTGGGATTGAATGAGCAACATCATTTCAGTCTGACAAGCATGAAAGGAGGAATGACGCTTGTTTACAGAGCTTTGAATAGGGAGACTGGTTTTCAGCACAGGAAGAAATGTGCATTGTGTGAGTATTTTGTCCTTAAATGAACATGTAAGAAATTAATGTGTGTCATAACTGCATTGTGCACTCACACAATGAGCCATTCAGCTCAAATTGTATTATATAAATAGCTTTGGACACAACGGAGCATATATATGCCAATAGTGCCTATTGGAATTTGGCAGAATAAAGGAGGAGGCTCTGAAAGAGAGATAATGTGTTTTTGGAAAGGAAAAGACACTGCTATTTCTGGTCGCAGCCTGGGCTTTGTTTTAACACTCGTCACAAGTCTTTCACCTCCAAGTCTCTCCCCGTCACCCCCATTTTCGTCCCCCCCCCCCGATTACTGATGACAGATGGTATCGATAGCTCTTCACAGGAAGAATCACATTTGGCTCAGTGCCCTCATCATCACcaagttgtctttttttctttgggagtgtagaaagagaaatagataaataaatgaataaaacacaatggcTCAGGTCCCCTGACAGACTGAGAAGTGCCTGTGTAGACTATCGGTGAAGCACAGTTCACACTAGATTTGCCCTCATGAATAACACATCGCTGCTAATAGGAGGGAAATGGTACGTCTGTAGAGCTGTGTGACTCTGCCCATCATTAGACTGGACAAACTCAATTTCCTGTGTCTCTCCAAAGACCCTGATAAGCACCCTGGTATTTTTGCTGCTGCTATTAGTTCTAAATAATGCCTCCACACTCAAAAGGCCATGAACATTCATTGCCATGTTCATGCAAGCAGAGGTTAATATTGTTAAAGCAATATATCAGAATATTAATTTAACAGACTTTGGAAGAGCATGGGTGACAAAATGTATACAGTTAAATTAAGTCGTGGAGCTAAATGTGAAGTCATTATATGTAATAATGTGTGAAATTATACTCTTAATATTTTAGTATATGAGGGTCTTATGATGCTACAACCTGTATCTGTATCATAATTTATACTATTGTTAGTATATTTATAAGGTTATCTGCCaaatattatgattattataattattaaaagcCTTTTGAGTTGTATTTATTTcaccttttcaaaataaagaaaaactaaactgcAGATGTTTAACTGTTAATGGTCTGGGTGGAGACTTAAtagatagaaatagaaatagaagaGATAGAAAAGGAGTTTGTGGCCATTTTGCATGATTTTCTCTGATAAACTGGAGGTTGTGTATAACATGGGAGTAATCCCTGATGAGCGTTAAGTTGTTCTGAAGGGTCTCTGAAAACAAAACGAAAATCTGAAAAGCTCTCTTGGTTTGTTGGCATGGCACTTTTGAGATGGTCCCTAACTagtcatttttctgtcatgtgCAATGCATGCAAGGTGCCAGGCTTCAATATTGTAGTacaaataacagaaatattacTGCAAATGTTCAAATACCGCCATCTGTTCAGAGCATATTATCCgttcatgtattcatttgtaTCTCTAATATGTACCATATTAACTAAATGCTTTAtttaatatcttgttttgtattCAGTGAAACCAAATGCTACAACAAGAAAAGAGCGTCTATTAAGTTTTTACATAAAATCTAGTCTATTTATACTGGTGGTTCATGTAAGCCTTCACAGATTTCACAGCAAGCTGAACAATGCTCTGAATAGAACATCAGCTTCCGCAATTTCCAGTATGGGTCGAtgattgcatatttattttaattaacagtgttgGAACAAAAGCATTTAGTAGtatttacttttaaaacattaaaaaaaaaacagcaataacgGCACAGAACTAATACCTTCACTTAAGCTGTTTCTCATTACCATTTTTAAAGTGCGTCTCTGTTGGCTTGTTAAAAAAATTGATTGCTGACATTATTTTCTGACTGAACAGCAAACTCACACATGAACACTCCGGGCAACAGCTGTGACCAGCAACACTTCTTGCCAgttaatatttgttgttgtttttttcacagcataTAGATTTTGTCTCATTTGCCATTCCCCGGCTCCACTGCAGGCAATATTGCCTCATAAGGTTGCCTGACTATTCTTCTAGTAAATGAAAGGAAAATGGGAAGGGAGCAATGACAATGCAGAGATCTCGGAGAAATGCAGCAGAATATAACTGTTTTGGAAATACATCACGTCACTGTGATATTCTTCTGGTGCAGAGGCGTCAACAACCTGAGCGATTGCTTGCAAGTgcacaagtgtttgtgtgtttgtgtgtgtctagcagcagcatcatcttATCTCACGCTCGCACACTACAAATAAATTAGGTCACGCAGAGCTGAGTAATTAGTATATGCGATGTATTTACAAAATATTGAGGATATCTCTCCGATAATGAGTTGAAGACATGTTTTTAGAAGATCCTCGTTAGAGTTACCATAAATGTTTCTCTCTCATTATCTCCATCTTCTCTTTGTGATTGATACAAATTTCATGAGAGAGATCAATGAGCTTTTACCTCAATTCACCTCATCACTCTACTTCATAAAAATATGGATGGATATGTAGgttattataaaaatgttcacatgCCCATATAAAGTTCAGACCGGCATGGTTTGCAGTAGTGATTTCCTCTTGGTTGTTTTGCTCCATGTTTAATTCCTTTGATGCGGGCCGTGTGTCTCGGCACAGTATGTGCTCTGAAACTGTGAATTGTCACATTAATTCCTGCGCATTAATTATGATTTGATCATTCTCCTGTCGGGCTGGCGTCACATCAAGGGGCTGAACTGTTTCATGTTCCTGGTTGCAGAAGGATGGTTAAAGTAAAGACAGCAGGTAAAAGCTGGAGCCCAGTCATATAGCAGGTTGGTACATAGAGTGCCAAGTTATGTCAGGGGTTAAACAGACCAGTGTGTTCCCCACATTATTGATATTTATGTCTGCTAAGTGCTATTTTATGGCTGTTTGATATTGTGAGCAGGAGTGGCTGGTCAATGAGGCGACCCTGTCGATAACTCTCCAGAGTCACTTTTTGGAGTGAGAGAAGAAACGAAAATATACGGTGGGAAACTGtcaacagagacagaaggtCAGCGGCACGCCAGAGGTCTCTCTCACACTTCAACAGTGCAAACAGCTGCAACTGCAGAAAGATGAGAAACTCATTGATTACAGTGCTccttaacacaaaaacacatataaGAGCAAGCAAACCGGagggaagtaaaaaaaaaaaaatggagatgGTGTGAGTGAAGGCAGCATTTCTCAGTTTGAGGAATCAGAGAGTCTAAAAATAACTCTTCCAAACAACAAGCGGCACCATACGGAGCATGTACAGAGTAAAGAGGAAGGTTTGTAGAGAGTGTGCAGGTGAATATAGctcatttatttcaaagatGGAGCTCGAAGATGCTGAGGTACCAGGCGGATGGCTGATGGCTGAGCTACCCACAGATGTTTTAATACCtacattttaattaacaggCTTAATGGATGTCTAGTAGGTGCTAATTTGGCTTGCTTACATTTGCAGGCGCATCTGCGCCCGCTGGTCTTTTGCTCGTCACGCCTTCACAGCATTCTGTTAAACGTTGATGGATGCCATACGGActacacgcacaaacacatgcgCACGCGCCAacatacagagaacacacacataccatcCATGTACAAATATACACAGGCCCATTAGCCCAATCACTGCTGTTGAGGGCAACACTATCACCCACCAACTACTACATTCATCCATCATGACAGCACAAAGCCAGATGATTCAAATATATTGCACTCCCCGTGGCGGTATTACACTGCACTGACCAAACTAATGGTTCTGCAAAACCTATATAAATCACCCAAGTGTATCTATATGTAGTTCAGCAAGTGATAGAGAGCATTTATAACGCAATTCCCGTTGCTAGAGTGGCTGATAATTATCTTTCATGGTTGAAGGTGTTTGAAATAATCCAGAGGTGCTTTAAATGCAAAGAGATCTCCACAGTCTGTTTTACAATATACAAGACCTTGGTTATTGGCGTCGTCTCACAAGCTAGTGGCACTAAAATGCATGGTAAACCTGTGTCGTTACCGCAACATATGGCAGATTCTAGTTCAGTTCATCTAACTACATATGTGTTAGTTCTTTAATGTGTCCTCATTTGCCCACACTGCTTATTAAAGATTCTTGGAACAAGAGTCTCCGTGAGTCACATATTTTTCCCAGTTTGCCTGAGAGCAATTTGTTATGAGTGACACTCAAGTAACACCGCTGCCAGATCACAGGCAACAAAACCCATGATAGGTTTCTGAATATGAGCCAATTAACCAGCAGGTTCACAGtgatttaattaacatttttagttCTTCACAGGGGTGAAAATAGTGTTTGTGATCTCAGAGATTAAAGGTCAATGCATTACAAATTTAGAATAAGGAATTTCAAATTAATGtcttgaaacatgaaacatgaaacaacacCTCTGAATAAAAAATTTGTGTAATtactgcaaacatttttttaaaataaatatagtgaAACATTCATGCTGAATTGCTCATAATCTGCAGGAATCATATGCTTCAGAAAAATGCAAGACCATTACATtaaggataataataataatgatggatAAACTCTTTTTCTTGTCTCACATTCCTCTTCCTCAAGCTGAGTCTATGGCTTTCAACAGCCAGCCGGACGGTTGTCAGTCTCAGTGGCTTGTCTGGCTCCTGTGTCTTGTTCAATCATGCGCATATAAGTCAATGACAGGGTGCAGCACAGCCAAtcattgtgtgtctctgtcagagTGACAGCTGAGTTGAGGTGATGGCGTGACAGCCAGCAGACTGAGCAAAAAAAACGTCTGGACAAAAATAAGTTTTACTAATTCCACCAAATTCAATGGCGAGGTAAAGGTTGCTATGCACTTGGGGAAATATGTCTACAGGACTGATACTGTAGTTCGTCCATGAATAAGACCAGGACCTGGTTACAAGCCTTGTGTCAGCGAGCATCTGCCTTATGAAGAATCTTAGCAAGGCAATGAATCATTACCAGCTCCAGGGCTGATGCTCTTTAACTCACCCTGTGCTTTGATGTTTCTGTGGAAGGGGCCAAACAAAATAGTGAAATTCCCCCATGGAGTTTCTAAATTAACAGAGTGTTTAGAAAAGCAGAGCAGAACGGCCAAAGCAAGGCTCCAGccaaaactaaaagaaaaaaaaaaaagtatttctacTTTAGGGATTCATATAGTgacacagaaaatataataagctatttttttttgtttcaatttgTCTCAATCTGCTCTGCATGTTTATCTCGGTGTCCTTCATTTTAGATAGGTGTCAGCTCAAACACTATAATCTGCGTGAGGGTGGCCTAGGAGCGGTTTAGCGCATGACTTAACAATGTCCATGTGCTAACAGGAATAATTTCACGTTATTTACCAGACAAATATTCAATTTGTTTTAGCTTCTGAGTTGTTATTGGGTTGCTGCTTGCTTATCATCACGAAAGAGAGAATAAATAGTGATTTGTTAACTCTGAGACGATTGTCAACATCCTCCGTTCCCACCATTGCCTCCTTTTCATATCAGACGTTGCTGCCATTCGAAGTCTCAATCCTTGTTTAGCTACttgaaaatgttgattaaagTTGCATCGAGTTGACATGTGTAGACTGACCTTGGAGATACCCACAATCTGTCTATAGTACATGCAACTAAAAGCATGTGTGGATTAATGATTTAGATGCTGCACAGCTCTGCTCTGGAACCATCAGGTCAGTATAGACCTATACCTGCTCGGAAAGGTGGCTTTTTCCAGTTCACTAGTCTCCACCTCTTGGAACCCCTTACATGTTTCTC encodes the following:
- the rtn4rl1b gene encoding reticulon-4 receptor-like 1b; its protein translation is MFKRGCGLEFLLVLCGLEFSWSCPRHCICYTAPSTVSCQAHNFLSVPEGIPPDSERIFLQNNKIHRLLRGHFSSDTVTLWIYSNNITYIEPSTFHGFTLLEELDLGDNRHLRSLAEDTFHGLSRLNALHLYRCGLSSLPNNIFQGLRNLQYLYLQDNHLKFLQDDTFMDLHNLSHLFLHGNRLWSINQNTFRGLRALDRLLLHQNQIEWVDRLAFHDLKRLTTLYLFNNSLIQLSGQCLDMLPALEYLRLNDNPWSCDCKALSLWEWLKRFRGSTSSVGCQAPVDMIGKDLKELRKEDFPDCTPTVPNSESRSQTNNLSGTVNPSMNRGVVVGSGGQTHIVHPSRPGRSRNCTKPRNRVSKGKGDNEVHHSKEIMADKEDSSPDFTDGGKHDHTSPDGTVTRRKHKCTPRTTVRPPSGVQQANNRATLSQSLLHVYALFVALITTNFDYILR